In Streptomyces sclerotialus, the DNA window CACCAGTACGTCTCGCGGCGGCAGTGGCTGGGACTCGGGCTGGGCGTGGCCGGCGTCGCCGTGGTCACCCTGGCGGACGCGACGTCCGGCGGTACGCCCGGCGGCCCTGCCGGGGGCGTGCCCTGGTGGGCGTACGCCGTGCCGTTCCTCGGCATGCTGGCGCTGGTCGCCGCCACCTTCCTGGAGAGCCGGTCCCGCACCCGCGTCGCGCCGTCCGTCCCGCTGACCGTGCACTGCACCGCCAGCGCGGTCGTCTTCACCGTTCTGGCGCTGTGCACGGGTGCCGCTGCGCCGCCGCCCGAGGCGTCGTTCTGGCTCGCGATCGGCTGGCTCGTGGCGTTCGCGACGTTCGGCGGGTACGGGCTGTACTGGCTGGTCCTGCGCCGCCGGGGCGTCACCGCCGTCAACACCCTGATGTTCCTGATGGCGCCGGTCACGGCGGTCTGGGGCGCCCTGATGTTCGGCGAGCCGTTCTCCCTGCGGACCGCCGCCGGCCTCGCGCTCGGGCTCGTCGCGGTCGTCGTGGTGCAGCGGGGCGCCGCCGACCGGGCGGCGGCCCCGCGCCAGGTGCGGCGCCGGGCGCCCGGCCCCGCTGCGGGGGCCGTGCGCCGCCTCGGGGCTACCCGCCGCTGACGGTCGTCACCGGCACGCCGAGGTCCCGCATCCGGCGCAGTTCGGCGACCGGCAGGGCGTCGTCGACGAGGACGGTGTCGAAGTCGGTGAGCGGGGCCAGCGCGTAGATGCCCTGGCGGGTGAACTTGGTGTGGTCCACGAGCAGCACCCGGCGCCCGGCCCGGTTCATCAGCGCCCGCTTGACCTGCACCGTCTCCTGCGACTGGTGGTAACAGGTGTCGCCGGTGACGGCCGTGGTGGACATGAACAGCACGTCCGCGCGGAAGGAGCGGACCGACTCGGCGGTGTGCGGGCCGAGGAACGCGTCGTACGCCGGGTAGTAGGAGCCGCCCAGGGCGAGGAGGCTGATGCCGGGCTCCCCCGCCAGCAGCTTGATGACCGGCAGGAAGTTGCTGATCACGGTGAGCGGGGCGCGTTCGGTGAGGTGCTGGGCCAGCGCGAGGCAGGTCGTGGACTCGTCGATCATGACTGCCTGGCCGGGGGCGAGCATCCGCAGTGCGGCCCTGGCGAGCCGGTGTTTGGTCGCGTTCATGGCGTGCATGCGCTCGCTGAGATCGCCGTGGAAGAGCAGCGAGGGCAGCGAGGAGGCGCCGCCCCGCACCTTCCGCAACCAGCCCTGCGACTGGAGGACGTCGAGGTCGCGGTGGATCGTCATGATGCTGACCGCGTACTCCCGCGCGAGCTCCGCGGTGCGCACGAAGCCCTCGGCGGCGACCTGTTCGCGGATGCGCTGCCGCCGCTCCTGCTGGACGTCCGCCCGCCGCACGGCGCCACCGGGCGCGCTGCCGTCGTCCTCGGTCACTGCGGGAACCTCTCGTGAACTTCACTCGGATCTCACACGGCGGAGCCGCTCCCCCGCCCCAGGTCAGCGCGGGAATGCCGAGCTCACGTCGCATTGCCGTCATGTTAAGCCCGCGGTAGGGCACTCCGCCGCCGGCCGTTTTCACGCGGCGGCCGCCCGGGTCCGCGAGAGGTCCGGCAGCGGCCGTTGACCGGCGCCGCGCGGCCCGCGTTGCATCGACGCCGAAGGGGCCCGGCGGCGTCGGTCAGGGGCGCGGCCGCCCCGTACCACCGGAAGAGGTGCCTCGTGGCCAGTGACGCTCCCCCACCGACCGGGCCGCCGTACGCGGAGCGGCGGCCTGCCTGGACCGACCGGCTCGGCATCCCGCGCGGGCTGGCCTGGGGATTCCTCGGCGTGCTCGTCTTCATGATCGGTGACGGTGTCGAGTCCGGGTACCTTTCGCCGTACCTCGTGGAACAGGGCCTGTCCGCGCAGCGGGTGGCGATGCTGTTCACGGTGTACGGCATCACGGCGTCCGTCGCCGCGTGGCTGTCCGGCGCGCTGTCGGACCTGTGGGGACCGCGCCGGGTCATGATGGCGGGGTTCGGTGCCTGGATCGGCTTCCAGGTGCTCATGCTGGCGATCGCGGTGCCCTCGATGAACTATCCGCTGCTGCTCCTCAGCTACGGCCTGCGCGGCATCGGCTATCCGCTCTTCGCCTTCGGCTTCCTGGTGTGGATCGCGGCGACGGCACCGGAGAAGCGGCTCGGCACGGCCGTCGGCTGGTTCTGGTTCGCCTTCACCGGCGGGCTGCCGACGCTCGGTTCGCTCACCGCGAGCTTCCTCGTCCCGCAGATCGGGGCCTACCGCACCCTGTGGTTCTCGCTCGGCCTGGTCGTCCTCGGCGGGCTGATCGCGTTGCTGCTCGTCCGCGAGCGGACCGGTTTCGCGCGGCTGGCCCCGGCCGGTGAACGGCCGCTGGCCACGCTCTTCGGCAGCCTGGCGCTGCTGGGGCGCAATCCGCGGATCGGTGCCGGGGCCGTCGTCCGCATGATCAATACGGTGCCGGAGTTCGGCTTCCTGGTCTGCCTGCCGGCGTTCTTCACGCAGACCGTCGGGCTGAGCCTGTCGCAGTGGCTGCGCCTGCTGTCCGTGATGTTCGCGGTCAACATCGTCTTCAACCTGGTCTTCGGTGTGCTCGGGGACCGGATCGGCTGGCGGCGCACGGTCGCCTGGTGCGGCGGCTTCGGCTGCACGGTCACCTCGCTGCTGCTGTACTACGTGCCGACCGTGCTGGGCGGGCAGTACGCGCTGTGCCTGCTGGTGGCCGGCCTGTTCGGCGCGACGCTGGCCGGGTACGTGCCGCTCTCCGCGCTGATGCCGTCGCTCGCCCCCGCGCACAAGGGCCAGGCGATGGCGGCCCTCAATCTGGGCGCCGGTGCCAGTACGTTCGTCGGCCCGGCCCTGGTCGCGGTCTTCCTCGGGCCGCTCGGTGTGCAGGGCGTCATCTGGATCTTCGCCGGTCTGTACGCGCTGAGCGGGGTGCTGGCCCTGTGGCTGCGGACGCCCGCCGAACGCGACGCCCGGCCCTCCGTCCCGTCCGCCCCGGCCGCCGTCGGCGCCTCCGAAGGAGTGTGACCCGTGTCCGTACTCTCCATCGACGTCGGCACCTCGCTGATCAAGTCCGTGGTCTACGACGCCGGGGGCCACGAGGTGGCCGTCGCCCGGCGCGCCACCGAGGTCGACCGCCCGCATCCCGGCTGGGCCGAGCAGGACATGGACGCCGTGTGGGACGCGGTGGTGCACACCGTGCGGGAGGCGCTCGCCGCGGTGCGGGACCGGGGCGCCGCACCGGTGTGGCTGGTCACCTTCACGGCGCAGGGCGACGGCTGCTGGCTGGTGGACGAGGACGGCCGGCCCACCGGTCCCGCCGTCCTGTGGTCCGACGGACGGGCCGCGGACACGGTCACCGAGTGGCAGCGCGCCGGGGTCCTGGCGGACGCCTTCCGCCGCAACGGCTCGCTCACCTTCGCGGGCCTGCCGAACGCGCTCCTCACCTGGTTCGCCGAGCACGACCCCGAGCGGCCGGCCCGTTCCGCCACCGCGCTCACCGCCGCCGGCTGGCTCTTCCTCCGGCTCACCGGCGAGCGGGTGATCGACGAGTCGGACGCCTCGGCGCCCTTCCTCGACCACGCGACCGGCACGTACGACCAGGAGGTCATCGACCTCTTCGGGCTCCGGTGGGCCGAGCGGCTGCTGCCCGACGTGGTCGGCGACGACCGGCGCATCGCCGAGATCACCACGGCGGCCGCCGCCGAACTCGGCGTGCCCGCCGGGCTGCCCGTCGTCATGGCCCCGTACGACATCGCCGCCACCGCACGCGGCATCGGTGTGGTCAATCCAGGCCAGGCGTGCGCCGTCCTCGGCACCACGCTCTGCGCGGAGGTGGTCCGCACGGCCGTCGACACCACCGGCGAGCCGAGCGGCATCAACATCGCCTACCGCGGCCGGGAACGCGTACTCCGCGCCTTCCCCACCCTCTCCGGCACCGAGGTCCTGAACTGGACCGCCGGGGTGCTCGGCCTCTCCGGCGCGGCGGAACTGTGCGCCGAGGCGTTCCGCTCCGCGCCCGGCGCCCACGGCCTGGCCTTCCTGCCGTACCTCTCCCCCGCCGGCGAACGTGCGCCCTTCCTGGACCCGCGCGCCCGCGGCACCTTCTGGGGGCTGAGCCTGGAGCACTCCCGGGCCGACATCGCCCGCGGCGTCCTCGAAGGGCTCTCACTCACCCTGCGCGACGCGCTCACCGCCTCCCGTACGGAGGTCAGCGAACTGCGGCTGTGCGGCGGCGGGGCGCGGAGCGACGCGTGGTGCGGCCTGATCGCGGACGTCACGGGCGTGCCCACCACCCGCTCCACCGACACCGAACTGGGCGCGAAGGGCGCCTTCCTCACCGGTCTCGTCCTCACCGGCGCCGAGTCCAGCATGCACCGCGCCGCCGACACGTACGTCCACATGGGCCCCGCCTGGGAGCCAGACCCGGAGCGCGCCGCGCTCTACACCGAGCGGTACGCCGCCTTCCTGTCCTGGCGCGCACTGGCCCGCGACGCCGGGTGGCAGCCGTACGCCCCGAAGGACCGGCAGCCGTACGCCCCGAAGGAGGAGAACTGACATGCCCCGCCACCCCGACCCCGTACGGCTCGGCCTCGACCTGGGCACCCAGAGCGCCCGCGCCGTCGCCGTGGACGCCGGCGGCCGGGTGCTCGCCGCCGCCTCCCGGCCGCTGCACAGCAGCCGTACCGGCGCGCGGCACGAGCAGGACCCCGAGGAGTGGTGGCACGCGCTGGCCGCGGCCTGCCGCGAAGCCTTCGCGGACATCGACCCGCCACGGGTGACCGCCCTCGCCCTGGACGGCACGTCCGGCACGATCCTGCTCGCCGACGCGGACGGCACCCCGCTCACCCCCGGCCTGATGTACGACGACGGACGCGCCGCAGCGCAGGCCGTACGGGTCAACGAGGCCGGCGCGACGGTGTGGGAGGAGCTGGGTTACCACGCCATGCAGCCTTCGTGGGCACTGCCGAAGCTGCTGTGGCTGCTGGAGCACTCCGCGGCCGCCACCGTCCCGGGGACCCGGTTGCTGCACCAAGTGGACCTGATCACCTGGCGGCTGGCGGGCCGCCAGGTGGCGAGCGACGCCGGCCACGCCCTGAAGACGGGCTACCACCTGCTCGCGGAGTGCTGGCCGGAGAAGGAGCTCGCCGCGCTCGGCGTGCCGGGCTCCCTGCTGCCGGAGGTGGTACGTCCCGGCACCGTGCTCGGTACGGTGTGCGCCGCCGCGGCGCGCGCCACCGGCATCCCCGAAGGCGTGCAGATCGTCGCGGGCATGACGGACGGCTGCGCAGCGCAGATCGGGGCCGGCGCGCTCACTCCCGGCGCGTGGAACTCCGTCCTCGGCACCACGCTCGTCCTCAAGGGCGTCAGCCCGCGCCTGGTCCGCGACCCCGGCGGCCTCGTCTACTGCCACCGCGGCCCGGGGGACGTCTGGCTGCCCGGTGCCGCGTCCAGCAGCGGCGCGGGCGCACTGACCCGCGAGTTCCCGGGCGCGGACCTGGCGGACCTGACCGAGCGGGCCGTACGCGGCGGCCCGTCCGCGGCGCGCGGGGGCCACGACGCCGTCGCGTATCCACTGGCCGGTTCGGGCGGGGAGCGTTTCCCCTTCCGGGCGCCCGACGCGCGGCCGTTCGTGCTGGGCGAGCCGGCCGACGAGGCGGAGCGCTTCCACGCCCACCTGCTCGGCGTCGCCTGCCTCGAACGGCTCTGCTTCGACTACCTCGACCACCTCGGCGCCCCGGTCGACGGGCCGCTCACCCTCACCGGCGGCGGCACCCGCAATACGTACTGGAACCAGCTGCGCGCCGACGTGCTCGGCCGGACCGTCACCCTGCCCGAACACGCCGAGGGCGCCCTCGGCATGGCCGTGCTCGCCGCCACCGCCGACGGCACCCCGCTCACCGAGGCCGCCGCCGCGATGGTCCGCGACCGCGCCGAACTCCGCCCAGATCCCGCCCGCACCGCCCGCTTCGTCCCCGCCTACCTGGCGTTCGTGGCCGCGCTGAACGACCGCGGCCTGCTCGCCCCCGACGTGGCCGAGCACGCCGTCAGAAAGGCCCAGCAGTGACCGACTTCCTTCTGGTACGCCACGGCGAGACCGTCTGGCACGCGGAGAACCGCTACGCCGGGCGCACCGACGTCGCCCTCACCGAACGCGGCCACGCGCAGGCGGCGGAGCTGGCCGCCTGGGCCGCCGGGGCCCGCATCGACGCGGTGGTCTCCTCCCCGCTCTCCCGCGCCCGGCTCACCGCCGAGCCGGCCGCGCACGCCCTGGGCCTGACACCGCGCATCGACGAGCGCCTGGTGGAGGTCGACTTCGGGCGGGGTGACGGGCTCACCCGGACGGAGATGCGGGAGGTGTTCCCGGAGCGGCTGGACGCGTTCCTCGCCGACCCCGTCACCCATCACCTCCCCGGCGGCGAGGACCCCGAGCGGGCCGCCGCGCGGGCCGCGGCCTGCCTCGCCGGCCTCGCCGGGGAACTGCCCGAAGGGCGTGTCCTCGTCGTCGCCCACTCCACCCTCGTCCGTCTGCTGCTCTGCCGCGAGCTCGGCATTCCCCTCGGTACGTACCGCACGGTCTTCCCGGCGCTGGAGAACGGCGCCCTCACCGAACTGCGTCTCCGCGACGGGCAGGCGTCGTTGCTGCGTCTGAACGCCCCCTGTGCCGTGCCCGTTCCCGGCATCCACTGACCCGTACCCCGTACCTCGGTACCTCGCACCCCGTACCTCGCACCCACGGAGAACGAACCACATGTCCACCACCGTCCTCGCCGCGGGCGACCACTTCGTCCTGCCCCGTCTGCTCGCCGAACAGGTCGGCGCCGCGACCGGCGGCGCCGCCGAGGTCCGCGAACTGCTGCTGCCCTGGCCGCACACCCCCTTCGGGCCGGTCGCCGAGGTCCAGGAGGCCTCCGGCACCGAGGACCAGATGATCGAGGCGCTCCAGGGCGTCCGCGTCTGCGTCACCCAGCTGGCCCCGCTCACCGAACGCATCCTCGCCCACTGCCCCGACCTGGAACTCTTCTGCGCCAGCCGTGGCGGCCCGGTCAACGCCAACCTTGAAGCGGCCACCCGGCACGGCGTCGCCGTCTGCTACGCGCCCGGCCGCAACGCCGTGGCCACCGCGGAGCACACCCTGGCACTCATCCTCGCCGCGGCCCGCGGCCTCGGCGACGTCCACACCGACCTGCGACGCGGCGTCTGGCGGGGCGACTACTTCGACTACGACAACTGCGGCATCGAGATCGAGGGCGCGACCGTCGGGCTGGTCGGCTTCGGTGCGGTCGGCAGCCGGGTCGCCAAGGTGCTGCTCGCGCTCGGCGCGACGGTGCTGGTCCACGACCCGTACGCCGATCCGGAGCGGCTGGCGGGCATCGCCGAGCAGGTCTCCCTGGAAGAGCTGCTGAGCCGCTCGCGCATCGTCTCGCTGCACGCCCGGGTCACCGAGGAGACCACCGGCATGCTCGGCCGGAAGCAGCTCGACCTCATGCCCGAGGGGGCCGTACTGGTCAACTGTGCCCGCGGCGCCCTGCTCGACTACGACGCCGCCTGTGACGCGCTCGCCTCCGGCCGGCTCTCCGCCGCCGGCTTCGACGTCTTCCCCGAGGAGCCGGTCCCCGCAGGGTCGCCCCTGCTCACCGCCCCCGGCGTCGTCCTCACCCCGCACATCGCGGGCGGCAGCCAGGGCGTCGCCCACAAGGCCGCCCGGATCGTGGGAGCCGAAGTGGGCCGCTTCGTCCGCGGCGAGGCCCTGTCCCACTGCGCCAACCCGGAGGTACTGGAGCGCCGCTGAGCACGGTTGCCCTTCTGAGAGCCCCTTCCTCGAAAGCCCCTCCCGCGAATGCTGGTCCCGTCCGGTGCCGGGCTGGGAGCACCGGACGGGAGGGGCTCCGTGCTGCTGCCTCAGCGCCCGTTGTGGTGATTGTTGTGGTGGTTGTGGTGGTGGTTGTTGTGGTGGTTGTTGTGGTGGTGGTTGTTGTGGTTCTGCTGCTGCGGAACGGTGCCGGCGCAGCTGTTGCCGAAGGCCGGGTTCAGAAGGCCGATGATGTCGACGGTGTTACCGCAGGCGTTGATCGGGACGCTGACCGGAACCTGGAGCACATTGCCCGACAGCACACCGGGGGAACCCGCGGCGCCGCCCACGGCGGAGGCGCCGCCACCGCCGCCACCGTGCGCGGAGGCGGCGGTCGCCCCGCCGAAGAGCGCGGTGGTCGCAAGAGCCGTAAGAGCGGTGAACTTCGCCATTCGTGACATGACAACTGGCCTTTCTTCTGCAAAAGCGTGAGAGGCGGCCGTGCTGCCGCATCCCTTCCCCCTCTTGATCGGACGAGCTGCACCCGAAGTTGCGGAGATATCGGTTTTTCACCTGTTCGGACGCATCGAAAACCGCCGCCGCCGGGCTGCCCCGACCGGCCCCCGCCGCCATTCGGGCGGGCCCGCGGGGACGCTGACCGACCGCCATACAGAAGGTTTGTTAGCTTAGCGTTTTAGTGGCCCGTTCGATCTGATAAAGACATACGTGACGAGGGGTAACGTGGCGTTCTCGCGGAAAACTGCCATGGATGAGCACGGCGGCCACCCGACGGGGGCGGTCATGGACCGTTCCGCACCAGCGCAAGGGGGCACAGAAGCCGGAATCCGTTCCCCTGCCGGCGACCCGCCGTCCGTCCCCCGTTACGACTACGAGAAATTCAGCCGGCTGGCCGGTCCGCTGACCACGCCGGAATCCGGTGCCGAGCCGTACCGGGTGCGGTACCGGTCCTTGCTGAGCAGCAGTTCGCACCGGCTGCTGACGGCCCTGCTGCTGGCCTGCGCGCCGCTGGCCTCGCTGGCGCTGCTCATCTGGCTGATGCGGCCGCAGCACTGGGTGCACCGCGAGTACGCAGCGGGCTGGCAGGTCTTCGCCGACACGGTCATGCTCGTCTCCATCGGCCTGCTGGAGACCTTCCGCGTCCTGAACGTCGTCTCCATCGCGCACGCCACGCTCGTCGCCCGGGACCCGGTGCCGGTCCGTGCGGCGCCCGGCACCCGGGTGGCGTTCCTGACCACCTTCGTCCCCGGCAAGGAGCCCCTGGAGATGGTCCGGGCGACGCTGACCGGTGCCGTCGCCCTGCGGCACGACGGGCCGCTGGACGTCTGGCTGCTGGACGAGGGAAACGTCCCCGAAGTACGGCGGCTGTGCGAGGAACTGGGCGTCCGGCACTTCTCCCGCAAGGGCGTGGAGAAATGGAATCAGCCGTCCGGACCGTTCCGCGCGAGAACCAAGCACGGCAATTACAATGCCTGGCTGGATGCCCACGGCGACGCCTATGAATTCCTGGCGGGCGTGGACACGGACCATGTTCCGCTGCCCGCGTACCTGGAACGCATGATGGGCTTTTTCCGGGACCCGGACGTGGCTTTCGTCGTCGGCCCGCAGGTGTACGGGAACTACGACAGCACGGTCGCCAAGGCCTCGGAGAGCCAGCAGTTCCTTTTCCATGCGCTGATTCAGCGAGCCGGGAACGCCTACGGCTCCCCGATGTTCGTCGGCACCAACAACTGCTCCCGGATCAGCGCCCTGCGGCAGGCCGGCGGTTTCTACGACTCCATCACCGAGGACATGGCCACCGGTCTGGAGATCCACCGCCGGCGGAATCCCGCCACCGGCCGCCCGTGGCGTTCGGTCTACACCCCCGATGTCCTGGCCGTGGGCGAGGGCCCGGCCACCTGGACCGACTTCTTCAACCAGCAGCTGCGGTGGAGCCGCGGCACCTACGAAACGATCCTCCGGCAGTTCTGGCGGGCGGTCTTCCGCCTCTCCCCCGGCCAGGCCCTCAACTACGGGCTCATGGTGACGTACTACCCGATCGCCGGGATCAACTGGGTCATCGGCGGTCTGTCCTGCGCGCTGTTCCTGTGCCTCGGCTCCTCCGGCGTCCAGGTCCAGTCGGAGATGTGGATGATGCTGTACAGCGACGCCGCGGCCCTCCAGATCGGGCTGTACCTGTGGAACCGGCGGCACAACGTCAGTCCCCACGAACCGCAGGGCTCCTCGGGCATCGCGGGCATGGCGATGTCCGCGATGTCCGCGCCGCTGTACGCCCGCTCCCTGACGGGCGCCGTACTGCGGCGGAAGGCCGGCTTCGTCGTCACCTCGAAGGGTGACACCGCCAACCCGGACCGGCTGCGGACGTTCACCACCCACCTGGTGTGGGCCGGCGCGTTCGCCGCGACGCTGGTGGCCTCGGTCTTCCTCGGCAACACCCATGTGGCCATGCGGACCTGGGCCTCGCTCGCGCTGGTGGCCGCCGTCGCCCCGGCGGCCGTCTGGCGTGTCTCGCTGGCGTACGAGCGGCGACGCGCCCGGCGCCCGGCACCGGCCCGCCCGGAGCCGGTCCCCGCCGCCGGGCGGCTCGGGACCGACGACGACGGGCGGCTCGGGACCGACGACGACGGGCACGCGACGCACGAGGACGAGACCGCCACCGCGAGCGAGGCGGAGCGCTTCCGGGAGCTGGTGCGGCACGCACTCGACACGGAGGCCCCGTTCTCCTGGATCACCGCCGACGCGGCGTACGGGCGGGACAAGCCGCTCCGTGACTGGCTGGAGCGGTCCCGCGTCCCGTACGTGCTGGCCCTCGGCGGCAACGACACGGTGGACACCGGGGACGGCGCGGACGCCCGCGTCGACACGCTGGTCACGGCCCTCCCCGTGCAGGCGTGGAAGTGCGTCCCGGGCCGGGCGGGCCCCTGTGACGCGCGCGACTGCACGTGGGCGCGGGTCACGATCCGCCCGGCCGCGCAGGACGGTTACGGGCACTGGGTGCTGGCCCGGCGGTCCGGCGGCGACCCGCACGGGATCTCGTACTACGTCTGCTACGGGCCGTCGGCCTCGCGGCTGAAGGACCTGGTCCAGGTCGCCTCGTCCCGGTGGGCGGTGGCGGAGTACCTGCGGAGTCCCGACACCGGGGGCGGCCTGCCCGGTCCCGACGCGGCCGACGCGCCCACGCCACCCTGATCCCCCACTCGTCCCCCTGTGCAGCACCCCGCCCGTTCTCTCTGGTCCTCTCGGACCGCCTCGCCCTCAGGAGGCTTCCACCGTGAGATTCAGACCCAGCCCCCGCACCCGCAAGATGGCGGTCGGTGCCCTCGCACTGAGTGCGGTCGGCGCGATGAACGCCCCGGCGGTCATCGGCTATGCCTCGCACAAGTACCACGAGTACAAGATCAATCAGCCGTCCTACAAGGCACGGTACGGCCACTGGGACCTGGTCGACGTCCCGGAGCGCTACCGGATCAACTCCATCCACGCCGCGCTGCTGCACACCGGCAAGGTGCTGATGATCGCCGGTTCCGGCAACGACGAGAAGAACTTCGACGCCGGCACCTTCCAGAGCGTGCTGTGGGACCCGGTGAAGAACACCTTCAAGGAGATCCACACCCCCAAGGACATGTTCTGCGCCGGCCACGCCCAACTGCCCGGCGGCAAGCTGCTGGTCGCGGGCGGCACCCGCCGGTACGAGAAGCTCAAGGGCGACGTCACCCGGGCCGGCGGCCTGATGGTCGTCAAGAACGAGGACCCCGACAAGCCCAGGACCCTGCCCAAGGGCACCGTCTTCCGCAGCCCGAAGGGCGTCGAATACCGCTCGCAGTTCCCGGTGGTCGTGCCGCGCGCCAAGAAGAGCGCCACGCCCGACGGGAGCGGCAAGCTGCGGGTCACGGCGCGCGAGGCGCGGGTGTTCGTCGAGGCCGTGCGGCGCGGGAAGGCCGGGGTGACCAACGCGGCCGCGCAGTACAGCATCAAGGGGCTCAAGGGCGCGGACGCCCGTAACCACTACGGGCTGGCGACCAAGCTCGGCCTGGACAAGAAGGACTTCCAGGGGCTGAAGGACGCGTACGAGTTCGACCCGGTCGCCGAGCGGTACCTCCGCGTCGACCCGATGCGCGAGGCCCGCTGGTACCCGACCCTGGTGACCCTCAAGAGCGGCAAGGTCCTCGCGGTGTCCGGGCTGGACGACATGGGTCAGATCATCCCGGGCAAGAACGAGATCTACGACCCGAGGACCCGCAAGTGGTCCAAGGGGCCGAACCGTTACTTCCCGACCTACCCCGCGCTCTTCCTGACCGGCGACGGCACGCTCTTCTACTCCGGTTCCAACGCCGGCTACGGCCCGGCCGAGAAGGGCCGCGTGCCCGGCATCTGGAACGTGAAGAAGAACACCTTCACCCCCGTACCGGGACTGCCGCAGCCCGGCCTGACCGAGACCTCGGCGTCCGTGCTGCTGCCGCCCGCCCAGAAGCAGCAGGTCATGCTCCTCGGCGGAGGCGGCGTCGGCGAGTCCCCGCGGTCCACCGGCCGCACCGCGCTGGTGGACCTGACGGAGAAGAAGCCGCGGTACCGGAACGGACCCGAGCTGTCGGAGGGCACCCGCTACCTCAACGCGGTGCTCACCCCGGACGACAAGGTGTTCACCAGCAACGGGTCCGGCGACTACCGCGGCAAGGGCGCCAGCGACAACCACAAGGCCCAGATCTTCGACCCGCGCACGCGTGCCTTCACCCGGGTCGCCGACCCGGCGGTGGGCCGCAACTACCACTCCGAGGCGCTGCTGCTGCCGGACGGCCGGATCGCGGTCTTCGGCTCGGACCCGCTCTTCGCGGACCGGGCGAACAGCCGGGGCGGGGAGTTCGAGAAGCGCATCGAGGTCTACACGCCGCCGTACCTCTACGCGCGGACGCGGCCCGCGGCGGCGCACGGCCCGGCCGAGGTGGAGCGGGGCGGGACGACCCGCTTCACCGTGGCCGGTGCCGGGAAGGTGCGGTCCGTCCGGCTGATGCGCCCGAGCGCCGTCACCCATGTCACCGACGTGGAGCAGCGGTCCGTCGCGCTGGACTTCACGCGGCGCGGCGGGACCCTGTCGGTGAAGGTGCCCAAGAGCTATTCGCTGGTGCCCCGGGGCTGGTACATGCTCTTCCTCACGGACGCGCGGGGGACTCCGTCGCAGGCGAAGTGGGTTCACGTGAAGTGACCGGGGAGGCGGCCGGCGCCGGTGAGGCAGCTCCGGCGCCGGCCTGCTCCTGTGCCGGCTGCTGCGGAGGCTCCGGCGACGGCCGCTGCGGGGGCTCCGGTTCCGGCCGCCGTGGCGGCTGCGGTGCCTGCGGGGTCTCCACGGCGCCGCGCACCAGCTGCAGGGCGTAGTCGGTCCACCACTGGCCG includes these proteins:
- a CDS encoding DMT family transporter, producing the protein MNFLLSAAFVLTWSSGFIGAKLGAGSAGAVTILMWRFLPLAVVLVAVAVMRRAAWRGLTVRDLARQSVIGVLSQSGYLLSVYAAIQLGVSSGTTALIDGVQPLVAGALAGPLLHQYVSRRQWLGLGLGVAGVAVVTLADATSGGTPGGPAGGVPWWAYAVPFLGMLALVAATFLESRSRTRVAPSVPLTVHCTASAVVFTVLALCTGAAAPPPEASFWLAIGWLVAFATFGGYGLYWLVLRRRGVTAVNTLMFLMAPVTAVWGALMFGEPFSLRTAAGLALGLVAVVVVQRGAADRAAAPRQVRRRAPGPAAGAVRRLGATRR
- a CDS encoding DeoR/GlpR family DNA-binding transcription regulator, producing the protein MRRADVQQERRQRIREQVAAEGFVRTAELAREYAVSIMTIHRDLDVLQSQGWLRKVRGGASSLPSLLFHGDLSERMHAMNATKHRLARAALRMLAPGQAVMIDESTTCLALAQHLTERAPLTVISNFLPVIKLLAGEPGISLLALGGSYYPAYDAFLGPHTAESVRSFRADVLFMSTTAVTGDTCYHQSQETVQVKRALMNRAGRRVLLVDHTKFTRQGIYALAPLTDFDTVLVDDALPVAELRRMRDLGVPVTTVSGG
- a CDS encoding MFS transporter, with the translated sequence MASDAPPPTGPPYAERRPAWTDRLGIPRGLAWGFLGVLVFMIGDGVESGYLSPYLVEQGLSAQRVAMLFTVYGITASVAAWLSGALSDLWGPRRVMMAGFGAWIGFQVLMLAIAVPSMNYPLLLLSYGLRGIGYPLFAFGFLVWIAATAPEKRLGTAVGWFWFAFTGGLPTLGSLTASFLVPQIGAYRTLWFSLGLVVLGGLIALLLVRERTGFARLAPAGERPLATLFGSLALLGRNPRIGAGAVVRMINTVPEFGFLVCLPAFFTQTVGLSLSQWLRLLSVMFAVNIVFNLVFGVLGDRIGWRRTVAWCGGFGCTVTSLLLYYVPTVLGGQYALCLLVAGLFGATLAGYVPLSALMPSLAPAHKGQAMAALNLGAGASTFVGPALVAVFLGPLGVQGVIWIFAGLYALSGVLALWLRTPAERDARPSVPSAPAAVGASEGV
- a CDS encoding FGGY family carbohydrate kinase, with the protein product MSVLSIDVGTSLIKSVVYDAGGHEVAVARRATEVDRPHPGWAEQDMDAVWDAVVHTVREALAAVRDRGAAPVWLVTFTAQGDGCWLVDEDGRPTGPAVLWSDGRAADTVTEWQRAGVLADAFRRNGSLTFAGLPNALLTWFAEHDPERPARSATALTAAGWLFLRLTGERVIDESDASAPFLDHATGTYDQEVIDLFGLRWAERLLPDVVGDDRRIAEITTAAAAELGVPAGLPVVMAPYDIAATARGIGVVNPGQACAVLGTTLCAEVVRTAVDTTGEPSGINIAYRGRERVLRAFPTLSGTEVLNWTAGVLGLSGAAELCAEAFRSAPGAHGLAFLPYLSPAGERAPFLDPRARGTFWGLSLEHSRADIARGVLEGLSLTLRDALTASRTEVSELRLCGGGARSDAWCGLIADVTGVPTTRSTDTELGAKGAFLTGLVLTGAESSMHRAADTYVHMGPAWEPDPERAALYTERYAAFLSWRALARDAGWQPYAPKDRQPYAPKEEN
- a CDS encoding FGGY-family carbohydrate kinase, yielding MPRHPDPVRLGLDLGTQSARAVAVDAGGRVLAAASRPLHSSRTGARHEQDPEEWWHALAAACREAFADIDPPRVTALALDGTSGTILLADADGTPLTPGLMYDDGRAAAQAVRVNEAGATVWEELGYHAMQPSWALPKLLWLLEHSAAATVPGTRLLHQVDLITWRLAGRQVASDAGHALKTGYHLLAECWPEKELAALGVPGSLLPEVVRPGTVLGTVCAAAARATGIPEGVQIVAGMTDGCAAQIGAGALTPGAWNSVLGTTLVLKGVSPRLVRDPGGLVYCHRGPGDVWLPGAASSSGAGALTREFPGADLADLTERAVRGGPSAARGGHDAVAYPLAGSGGERFPFRAPDARPFVLGEPADEAERFHAHLLGVACLERLCFDYLDHLGAPVDGPLTLTGGGTRNTYWNQLRADVLGRTVTLPEHAEGALGMAVLAATADGTPLTEAAAAMVRDRAELRPDPARTARFVPAYLAFVAALNDRGLLAPDVAEHAVRKAQQ
- a CDS encoding histidine phosphatase family protein, with the protein product MTDFLLVRHGETVWHAENRYAGRTDVALTERGHAQAAELAAWAAGARIDAVVSSPLSRARLTAEPAAHALGLTPRIDERLVEVDFGRGDGLTRTEMREVFPERLDAFLADPVTHHLPGGEDPERAAARAAACLAGLAGELPEGRVLVVAHSTLVRLLLCRELGIPLGTYRTVFPALENGALTELRLRDGQASLLRLNAPCAVPVPGIH